The Orrella daihaiensis genome contains the following window.
ATTCACTTTTACCCAGACCAGACTCCCCCGTGATCAGAACGCCCAAACCCAACACGTCCATCAGTACCCCGTGGACTGTGATTTTTGGGGCAAAGCGTTTGGATAAGTAAATGCGAAGCCGGTCTATGGTTTCAGCTGCCGACACCCCGGTTTTAAGCAGGGGCACACTGGTGCGCTCACAAACCTCTACCAGGTCCTCAGGTGTCTCCAGGCCATGAGCCAGAATAATGGCTGGCACGCCGCCGCTTGCGAGCTCCTCAATGTGATGAATCCGCCGCTTGGGATCAAAGCGTTTGTAGTAGGCCAGTTCTTCATGACCAAACACCTGTATGCGAGCTGGATGAATAAGATTCAGGTGTCCGATAAGGTCTGCAGCAGCCCTGCCATCGGCAGGCAGGGGCCTATTCTCACCGGCATGACCGGCCAGCCATTCGAACGCGACGTCATCGGCGTTGTCGTCTACTAATTCCCTGACCACTAGCATGACGTTTCCTAAGGCTGTTGTTGTTCAACGCCGGATCAAGCTGCCGCCGATGTACTCCGAGCAGTCAGCAACTCATGGACCCGCAAAACATCCGTCTCCGATCTGAGTGCCTGCACGACCGACTCATCCGAAAGTCGCTGGGCAACTTCAGCCAGGATATCAAGATGTTGCTGCGTGGCCTCTTCCGGTACCACGATGACTAACAGTATATCGACAGGTTGGCCATCGGGGGCGTCAAACGCAATGGGCTTTTCCAAACGCACAAACGCTGCCCATGGTCTGTGAATGCTTTTGATACGTCCATGAGGCACTGCAACGCCGTGCCCCAATCCGGTTGAGCCCAGACGTTCGCGAGCAAATAAATTGTCGAACACGTTGGCGCGCTCAAGACCTTGGTTATTCTCGAACAGCAACGCGACTTGTTCGAGTGCGCGCTTTTTGCTGGTTACAGCAACGTCCAACAAAACGTTTTCAGGCGGCAATATTTGAGAAAGTAGCTTCATAACGGAATTATAGGGGGTTTTGCGGCATTGCAATATAAAACACAACAAAGACCCCCTTAGCTAAAAATAGCTACACATAACAGCTTTTAGAGAAAGATAGGTTAGCTTTCTGCGACGATCTGGCGTTTGCCAGGCGTATGGCCATGATCCTGGGTTTTTTTCTTGTGTTCAACAACCTGACGGTCGACCTTATCGATCAGCAAGTCGATGGCAGCATACAGGTTCTCCTGCGCTGCCTCACAGTGAATGTCTTTGCCGCGCACGTGAACAGTCATTTCAGCCCGATGCTTCAGCGGTTCAACCGACAGCATGACTTTGGTATCAATCACGTGGTCGAAATGTCGCGTGACCCGCTCTAGCTTGGTCGAAATATAGTCGCGAATGGCGGGGGTGACTTCGAGGTGATGTCCAGTGATTTGAACGTTCATGCTGTTTCTCCTCTAACAAGGCAAACGGACTGATTGCCAAAGGGCAATCCCGTGCTTTTAGTGTAATGGGTTGTTCAGGGAAATCAAGCTGAACTAACCGGCAGTTACAGCCAGTTACATCTTGAAATGTTCGCCAAGATAGACGCGACGCACTGCCGGATCATCAATGATTTTTTCCGGATCGCCACTGGTCAGCACGGACCCTTCACTGATGATATAGGCCCGGTCACAAATGCCCAGGGTTTCGCGAACGTTGTGATCTGTAATCAAAACGCCAATCC
Protein-coding sequences here:
- the hpf gene encoding ribosome hibernation-promoting factor, HPF/YfiA family, with amino-acid sequence MNVQITGHHLEVTPAIRDYISTKLERVTRHFDHVIDTKVMLSVEPLKHRAEMTVHVRGKDIHCEAAQENLYAAIDLLIDKVDRQVVEHKKKTQDHGHTPGKRQIVAES
- the ptsN gene encoding PTS IIA-like nitrogen regulatory protein PtsN is translated as MKLLSQILPPENVLLDVAVTSKKRALEQVALLFENNQGLERANVFDNLFARERLGSTGLGHGVAVPHGRIKSIHRPWAAFVRLEKPIAFDAPDGQPVDILLVIVVPEEATQQHLDILAEVAQRLSDESVVQALRSETDVLRVHELLTARSTSAAA
- the hprK gene encoding HPr(Ser) kinase/phosphatase, with translation MLVVRELVDDNADDVAFEWLAGHAGENRPLPADGRAAADLIGHLNLIHPARIQVFGHEELAYYKRFDPKRRIHHIEELASGGVPAIILAHGLETPEDLVEVCERTSVPLLKTGVSAAETIDRLRIYLSKRFAPKITVHGVLMDVLGLGVLITGESGLGKSELALELISRGHGLVADDAVELSRTAPHVIDGHCPALLQNMLEVRGLGLLNIRTIFGETSVRRKMKLKLIVHLVRASAQEKFERLPLQETTQEILGEPISKVTLQVAAGRNLAVLVEAAVRNTILKLRGIDTLQEFMEKQAQAIAQDHKNAG